From a single Dysidea avara chromosome 14, odDysAvar1.4, whole genome shotgun sequence genomic region:
- the LOC136244936 gene encoding uncharacterized protein yields MNGNVLRHAGAEEKEKILDKLTNSQIEELNAGEEMTEQQVEVTGLSQVTESQTEDDSAPPSPAQVPTDNNQDAKMKITPRTKQTDKSTTEDAVKKITTGHKRARCGECAGCTAANCKTCKYCRDSTKFGGPGKLKKACIQRACTNMQTTISQTHKNNEVDQPKKPAIKPDMGSSKYSSMDVMKKMCSPFPTFLKPPGLNVPDMVIPDDMVKPTSANCSATGYAILKPFLSLQGREIDRVLGDGNCLFRALSKSLTGVEDYHPHLRKAISEFEADNNLLFKPLHEAIYQNNFNSHLKNIKKQYVWGTSTEIIVAATLLEMDIYVASDTYKTGVPTWLLYKPRPLSFLANPNTVPYLHKHKISHKIDCQHNWIEITHMSSIHFDAVTPLKGCNLTRPTLEGTDNSVSSIL; encoded by the exons ATGAATGGGAATGTTTTAAG GCATGCTGGTGCTGAGGAGAAAGAGAAAATTTTAGACAAGCTTACCAACAGTCAGATTGag GAATTAAATGCCGGTGAAGAAATGACAGAACAACAAGTAGAAGTCACAGGATTGTCCCAAGTTACTGAATCTCAAACAGAAGATGACTCAGCTCCACCATCACCAGCTCAAGTGCCAACAG ATAATAATCAGGATGCCAAAATGAAGATCACCCCCAGAACTAAGCAAACTGACAAGAGTACCACTGAGGATGCTGTCAAGAAGATCACAACAG GCCACAAACGAGCTAGATGTGGGGAATGTGCTGGTTGCACTGCTGCAAACTGTAAAACATGTAAATACTGTCGTGACAGTACAAAATTTGGTGGACCTGGCAAGCTTAAGAAGGCATGCATCCAACGCGCATGTACAAATATGCAAACAACAATTAGTCAGACCCACAAAAACAATGAAGTGGACCAACCAAAGAAACCAG CAATAAAACCTGACATGGGGAGTAGTAAATATTCAAGCATGGATGTTATGAAG AAAATGTGTTCTCCGTTTCCAACCTTCCTGAAGCCACCTGGCCTCAATGTACCAGACATGGTCATACCAGATGATATGGTTAAGCCTACGTCAGCAAACTGTTCTGCTACTGGTTATGCCATTTTAAAGCCATTTCTCAGTTTACAAGGCAGGGAAATTGACAGGGTTCTGGGAGATGGCAATTGTCTGTTTAGGGCTCTCTCTAAATCACTTACTGGTGTTGAAGACTACCATCCACATTTAAGGAAGGCAATAAGTGAATTTGAAGCTGACAATAACTTATTATTTAAACCTCTCCACGAAGCAATTTACCAGAACAATTTCAACAGCCACCTTAAGAACATAAAAAAGCAGTACGTTTGGGGAACCAGTACTGAAATTATCGTAGCAGCAACTTTGCTGGAAATGGACATCTACGTGGCAAGTGATACTTACAAAACCGGTGTGCCTACGTGGCTCTTGTATAAACCACGACCATTGTCCTTCTTGGCTAATCCCAACACAGTACCATACTTACATAAACACAAAATCTCGCACAAAATCGACTGTCAACACAACTGGATAGAGATAACTCACATGTCATCCATTCATTTCGACGCTGTAACGCCCTTGAAAGGATGCAACCTTACTAGACCCACGCTGGAAGGGACTGACAATAGTGTTTCtagtattttgtaa